One Tautonia marina genomic window, CAAGCGTTCGTGGTCGAGCCCGAGCAGGTGCAGCACGGTGGCGTGAAAGTCGTTCCAGTGGACGGGGGACTCGACGGCCTTCCAGCCGAGTTCGTCGGTCGATCCGTAGGCGATGCCGGGCTTCAGCCCGGCGCCGGCGAGCCAGACGGAGAAGCCGTACTGGTTGTGATCGCGGCCGGTGCCGACGACATCGGCGGCGGACTGGGTGAAGGGGGTGCGGCCGAACTCGGTCGTGAACAGGACGATCGTGTCGTCGAGCAGGCCGCGGCGGCGGAGGTCGCGGAGCAAGCCGGCGACGGGCCGATCGATCCGCGCGGCTTCCTGGCCGTGGTTCTGGCGAACGTCTTCGTGACCATCCCAGTTGCGGCGGGGGCTGCCGAAGGTACCGCCGGAGAAAAGCTGCACAAACCGAACGCCGCGTTCCAGGAGTCGTCGGGCGAGCAGGCAGGAGCGGCCAAACGGGGCCGATTCGGGGCGGTCGATGCCGTAGAGGGCCAGGGTCTCGGGACCTTCGGCCGCGAGGCTTGCGACCTCGGGGACGGCGGCTTGCATGCGGGCGGCCAGCTCGTAGGCCTGGATCCGCGCGGCGAAGGCGTCATCACCGGATCGGGAGGCAAGGTGGTCGCGGTTCATGGCCTCGAGGAGGGATCGGGAGGCGGCCTCGGCGCCGGGATCCACGGGGCGATCAGGAAAGAGATCCTCAATCGGTGCCCCTTCGGAGCGGATCATCACCCCTTGGTGCTGGGCCGGCAGGAAGCCGTTGGACCAGTGGATCGCGCCGCCGGCGGGCAGTTCCCGGGCGTCGGGGATGACGACAAACGCGGGCAGGTCGTCGGCCTCGGACCCGAGCCCGTAGGAGAGCCACGAGCCGAGCGCGGGGAAGCCGTTGAGCCGAAATCCGCTGTTCTCCTGGAACATGGCGGGGGTGTGGTTCGACGTTTCGGCATACATCGAACGGATGATCGTCAGCTCGTCGGCCAGCTCGGCGAGTTCGGGGAAGAGCTCGGAGATCATGAGTCCGCTCTGACCACGCGGCCGGAACGTCCAGTCCGGCGCCCGCAGGCGGCCGACCTGCCCGAAGAAGACGTCGGGACGCTCGTCGGAGACGAGGGACTGGCCGTGCGCGCGGATCAGCTCCGGTTTGTGGTCAAACGAGTCGACATGACTCATTGCCCCGCAGAGGCAAATGTGGATGGCCCGGCTCGCCCGGGGGGAGAAATGCGGGGGGATCACCCCGGACGCGCCGGGCTCGTCCGGCGTCCCGGCCCGGAGCGCCCCATCGCGGAGCAGGAGCGAGGCCGAGGCCGCGGAGGCCAGGCCATTGCGGGCCCAGTTGAGGAAGTCGCGACGGTCCATCTTGCCTGCCCCGGCGATCTGCCGACGAATCGAGGAATGAGTCAATCGATGAACAGGAATTCGTTGCTGTTGAACAGGGCCCGGCAAACGGTGGCCAGGCCGTGGTCCCTGGCGACCTGGACCGCTCGGGATCGTTCGGCCTTAGAAGGACCGCGGCCGAGGGCGAGCAGGTAGGCCCGGTCGATCCGGGCCTCGAGGCCCGGCCCCGCCTCGGACTCCAGGCGATCGGCGAAGCGCGCGGACAGGTCCAGGACCATGGCGTTGTTCAGCATCGCCAAAGCCTGCAGCGGCGTGTTGGTCACGGTGCGGACCGGGGCAGTCGTCGAGGGGTCGGGGCAGTCGAGGGCGTCGAGGAAACTGCTGCGTCCCCCCCGCGCCCAGGTGCGGAACAGGGTCCGGCGCTGCGAGCCCGGCCCGGTCGGATCGGTCGGCTGGTAATGGGTGGTAATCGTCCCTTCGGCCCGGACGATCGCGAAATCGCGGAACCCCGGACCACCGATCGCCGGATCGAGCGCTCCGGCGACGGCGAGCATCGCATCGCGGACCATCTCGGCGTCCAGCCGCTTCGGAGGGTTGCGCCAGAGGAGGCGGTTGTCGGCATCGATTTGAGCCGATTCGGGGTCGAAGCGCGACGACCGCCGGTAGGCGGAGGACGTGAGGATGCGGCGGTGCAGGTGCTTGAGGCTCCAGTGGTGCTCGATCAGATCACGCGCGAGCCAGTCGAGCACGTCAGGATGCGAGGGATCGCCCCCGTTGAAGCCGAAATCGCTGGGAGTCGCGACCAGCCCAGTGCCAAAGGATGCTTGCCAGATCCGGTTGACGATCACCCGGGCAAACAGGGGGTTCTCCGGGTGGCTGATCCAGGCGGCCAGGCGGGTCCTGCGCTCCGCATCGGGAGCCTCAGGATCGAGCCCGAACGCGCTGGGGATCGTGGCATCGATTGCCGAAAGACCACCGGGAGCAACCACCTCGGCCGGGGTCGCGGGATCACCCCGGATCAAGCGATGCGAGGTCCCCGGCTCTCGGGGCGAAACCGCGTAGGCGGTGCGCGTCGACGCGAGTCGATCCTGGACCCGGTCCCGTTCGGCCAGGAGGCGGTCACGATCACGGCGAAGGTCGGCGGGCAGAGCCTCGGCGATTGCCTGCGGGTCGATCGGGGCCCCGTGTTGAAACGAGGCGGCGACGTCCTCGGCGGTCAGGGCCCGATCATGGACCGCGGCCCGGGCGATCCGGCCGGCGAGCATCCGGTTCCCCCCCGGTTCGCCGTGCCGCAGGCCGAAGACGACCTGGGCCTGGCCGGCCTCGAACGTCTTCAAACCGGCCGATCGGTAGGGAGAGCCATACGGTTGGCCGTCGCGATAGGCGGTGATCGTGCCATCGGCCTCGTAGACGAGGGCGAGGTGAACGAAGCGGCGGTCGGCCTCGTCTTCGGGAGGCCCCTGGAACGATTTCGTCCGGGAAAAGCCATCGCTGCCGGCCATCCAGTGCCCCGCCTCCTGTTCACCGAAGACGATGGCATCGAACGTCTGGCCGTCGAGCGTCTGCACGCTCACCACCCCGCCGCCGCGCTGGGTGAGGTCATCGAGCCGGACCCAGGCTTCCAGCGTTTTGACTCCGAGATCCTCCGTCAACGGCGCCGAGGCGAGAAACCCCGAGGAGCCATCGACGATCAGGCTCTCGGGGTCGAGGCGCGCACCGCCTCGAAGCGTGCCGGGCAGACCGCCC contains:
- a CDS encoding DUF1501 domain-containing protein, with product MDRRDFLNWARNGLASAASASLLLRDGALRAGTPDEPGASGVIPPHFSPRASRAIHICLCGAMSHVDSFDHKPELIRAHGQSLVSDERPDVFFGQVGRLRAPDWTFRPRGQSGLMISELFPELAELADELTIIRSMYAETSNHTPAMFQENSGFRLNGFPALGSWLSYGLGSEADDLPAFVVIPDARELPAGGAIHWSNGFLPAQHQGVMIRSEGAPIEDLFPDRPVDPGAEAASRSLLEAMNRDHLASRSGDDAFAARIQAYELAARMQAAVPEVASLAAEGPETLALYGIDRPESAPFGRSCLLARRLLERGVRFVQLFSGGTFGSPRRNWDGHEDVRQNHGQEAARIDRPVAGLLRDLRRRGLLDDTIVLFTTEFGRTPFTQSAADVVGTGRDHNQYGFSVWLAGAGLKPGIAYGSTDELGWKAVESPVHWNDFHATVLHLLGLDHERLTFYHNGIQRRLTNVHGRVLRDLLA
- a CDS encoding DUF1553 domain-containing protein, whose protein sequence is MRLALIVAATLLYGPVAIGQPDAPPAFEFDQSVAPILAARCLDCHSGPDPKGGLDLSRQAGALKGGHGGAAVTPGNLDESLLWIAVEDGLMPPDHPLPEDEAEQLRSWIERGAPWGSDPIDPFAASTDRRAGRDWWSLAPLRRPDLPGLALAEESTPIDVMIRHRLDQQGLQPLGMADRRTLIRRVTFDLTGLPPDPDAVEAFVADDRPDAYERLVDRLLASPQYGVRWARAWLDLARFGESNGFEHDEFRPDAWRYRDWVVQALNADMPYDTFARLQIAGDLLAPDDPSAIEATGFLVAGSYDSVGQGQQSEAMRKVVRQDELEDLVSTVSQTFLGLTVHCARCHDHKFDPIPQTDYYRMAAALDGVRHGVRDLSAIDPDTLAARRRFAALSDRLRALEQPVREQLRTRCSPESLNAVPIPTLRWEFDRGPTDLQGGLPGTLRGGARLDPESLIVDGSSGFLASAPLTEDLGVKTLEAWVRLDDLTQRGGGVVSVQTLDGQTFDAIVFGEQEAGHWMAGSDGFSRTKSFQGPPEDEADRRFVHLALVYEADGTITAYRDGQPYGSPYRSAGLKTFEAGQAQVVFGLRHGEPGGNRMLAGRIARAAVHDRALTAEDVAASFQHGAPIDPQAIAEALPADLRRDRDRLLAERDRVQDRLASTRTAYAVSPREPGTSHRLIRGDPATPAEVVAPGGLSAIDATIPSAFGLDPEAPDAERRTRLAAWISHPENPLFARVIVNRIWQASFGTGLVATPSDFGFNGGDPSHPDVLDWLARDLIEHHWSLKHLHRRILTSSAYRRSSRFDPESAQIDADNRLLWRNPPKRLDAEMVRDAMLAVAGALDPAIGGPGFRDFAIVRAEGTITTHYQPTDPTGPGSQRRTLFRTWARGGRSSFLDALDCPDPSTTAPVRTVTNTPLQALAMLNNAMVLDLSARFADRLESEAGPGLEARIDRAYLLALGRGPSKAERSRAVQVARDHGLATVCRALFNSNEFLFID